From Caulobacter segnis, a single genomic window includes:
- a CDS encoding RNA polymerase sigma factor, translating to MGVLTFRGAAGTRADLPDGPSEAVEANPPMEAPRFEALVSRYRRPLLRFFQRRSVGVEDAEDLTQEVFMRLSQRFSRLHWGNPDGLVFTVASNALVDHARQQRSRQRGRHVEVDPALPADEPTAEATLAGRERLARLVAALDDLHPNARAVFVLCRFENLTQAEVAARLNLSISAVEKHMMNALARLREAIEVSHDA from the coding sequence ATGGGCGTTCTGACCTTCCGTGGCGCGGCGGGAACCCGCGCCGACCTGCCCGACGGGCCCAGCGAGGCGGTGGAGGCCAATCCGCCGATGGAGGCGCCGCGCTTCGAGGCGCTGGTGTCACGCTACCGTCGCCCGCTGCTGCGCTTCTTCCAGCGCCGGTCGGTCGGGGTCGAGGACGCCGAGGACCTGACGCAGGAGGTCTTCATGCGGCTGTCGCAGCGGTTCTCGCGCCTGCACTGGGGCAATCCGGACGGCTTGGTGTTCACGGTGGCCTCCAACGCCCTGGTCGATCACGCGCGTCAGCAGCGGTCGCGCCAGCGTGGCCGCCATGTCGAGGTCGATCCGGCCCTGCCCGCCGACGAGCCGACGGCCGAGGCGACCCTGGCCGGACGCGAGCGCCTGGCCCGGCTGGTGGCGGCCCTGGACGACCTGCACCCCAACGCCCGCGCCGTCTTCGTGCTGTGCCGCTTCGAAAACCTGACCCAGGCCGAGGTGGCGGCGCGGCTGAACTTGTCGATCAGCGCCGTCGAGAAGCATATGATGAACGCCCTGGCGCGTCTGCGCGAAGCGATCGAGGTTTCGCATGACGCCTAG